Proteins co-encoded in one Desulfitobacterium hafniense DCB-2 genomic window:
- a CDS encoding Spo0B domain-containing protein, translating into MCYMRNKPQKGLKTVPGKSSLERTLLTEQLDHYRLQRHDFFNHWQVIKGYLQLGKADRALLYMQEGISGLEAEQDIGQIPQEIVGAILLGLVVELRKEGLWVEVQLDSALKKERFWQEFWQEEYGEVLYGYTKECVKAIFKRYKGLEEPVVEIKLGTGEALCSLSLLDDDKVVWKQSCCYKDSEQQFIAQ; encoded by the coding sequence ATGTGTTATATGAGGAATAAGCCCCAGAAAGGATTGAAGACAGTGCCTGGTAAATCCTCCTTAGAACGAACTCTTCTGACAGAACAATTGGACCACTACCGGCTGCAGCGTCACGACTTTTTTAATCACTGGCAGGTCATCAAGGGCTATCTGCAGTTAGGCAAGGCGGATCGAGCGTTGCTCTATATGCAGGAGGGGATCAGTGGCCTAGAAGCTGAGCAGGATATCGGACAGATTCCTCAGGAGATTGTCGGCGCTATCTTGCTGGGTTTGGTTGTGGAGCTGCGCAAAGAAGGTCTTTGGGTTGAAGTTCAGCTCGATAGTGCCTTGAAAAAAGAGCGCTTTTGGCAAGAATTTTGGCAAGAGGAATATGGAGAAGTCTTATACGGGTACACTAAAGAATGTGTGAAGGCAATTTTTAAGCGTTATAAAGGGTTAGAGGAACCTGTCGTTGAAATCAAATTAGGGACTGGCGAAGCTCTTTGCAGTTTATCTTTGCTTGATGACGATAAGGTGGTATGGAAACAGAGCTGCTGCTATAAAGACTCTGAACAGCAATTTATAGCACAATAG
- the rpmA gene encoding 50S ribosomal protein L27: protein MLKMNLQLFAHKKGVGSSRNGRDSNAQRLGVKRGDGQFVTAGNIIVRQRGTKFHPGKNCGLGKDDTLFATIDGYVKFERKDRSRKQVSIYPERQAAQA, encoded by the coding sequence ATGTTAAAAATGAATCTGCAATTATTTGCTCATAAAAAAGGGGTAGGTAGTTCTCGAAATGGTCGTGACAGTAATGCGCAACGTCTGGGCGTAAAGCGTGGAGACGGTCAATTCGTTACCGCAGGGAACATTATCGTTCGCCAACGGGGAACGAAGTTTCATCCTGGCAAGAACTGTGGTTTGGGTAAGGATGACACCCTCTTTGCAACCATCGATGGCTATGTTAAATTCGAGCGTAAAGATCGTAGCCGCAAACAAGTTAGCATTTATCCTGAGCGCCAGGCTGCTCAAGCTTAA
- a CDS encoding ribosomal-processing cysteine protease Prp — protein MKHQGITLNLWLDDNQRIRKFELCGHAGYAEYGLDIVCAAVSALSISAVNGLEFYLPCKPEVEVDDPQGFLSCTLPECEPGTLDHAQWILGTMVLGVEGIQQSYGEQYVTINRRRWTPC, from the coding sequence ATGAAACATCAGGGTATTACTTTGAATCTTTGGTTGGATGACAACCAACGGATTCGCAAGTTTGAATTGTGTGGGCACGCAGGATATGCCGAGTACGGATTGGATATTGTCTGTGCCGCCGTATCTGCGTTGAGTATCTCAGCGGTCAACGGCTTGGAATTTTATCTTCCATGTAAACCGGAGGTTGAAGTGGACGACCCGCAAGGGTTTTTAAGCTGTACTCTCCCTGAATGTGAGCCTGGGACACTGGATCATGCCCAATGGATTTTAGGAACCATGGTTTTAGGGGTTGAAGGAATTCAACAGAGCTATGGTGAGCAATATGTAACTATTAATCGGAGGAGGTGGACTCCATGTTAA
- the rplU gene encoding 50S ribosomal protein L21 → MYAVIETGGKQFRVEEGKVLFVEKLDANVGDTVTIDKVLLVEKDGAVKVGTPVVDGAKALLKVVEHGKGEKIIVFKMKSKKNYRRKQGHRQPYTKVVVEAIQA, encoded by the coding sequence ATGTACGCAGTGATTGAAACAGGGGGTAAGCAATTCCGTGTTGAAGAAGGCAAGGTCCTCTTCGTGGAAAAGCTTGATGCCAATGTGGGAGATACCGTGACCATCGATAAAGTTCTTTTGGTAGAGAAAGATGGTGCTGTTAAAGTCGGTACTCCGGTTGTGGATGGTGCCAAAGCTCTTCTCAAAGTTGTGGAGCATGGTAAAGGCGAAAAGATAATTGTTTTCAAGATGAAATCCAAAAAGAATTATCGCCGTAAACAAGGACATCGTCAACCCTATACTAAAGTAGTGGTTGAAGCTATCCAAGCATAA